In the Oryza glaberrima chromosome 6, OglaRS2, whole genome shotgun sequence genome, one interval contains:
- the LOC127776254 gene encoding uncharacterized protein LOC127776254: MKLKQLEGLLGDLQQFTAPKVELEQYATGPHIASRMLYTAENSFDDITGKVVADFGCGCGTLSVASSLLDAEHVVGIDIDPQSLELAQENAADLELDIDLIQCDIKNLNLRGLLVDSVVMNPPFGTSRKGADMEFISMGLKVATRAVYSLHKTSTREHIKKVALRNCNAISAEVLCELRYNLPRTYKFHKQNEVDIAVDFWRFVPRARDEGSTASSVTNLKQRRMHR, encoded by the exons atgaagctGAAGCAGCTGGAGGGTCTCCTCGGGGACCTGCAGCAGTTCACCGCACCCAAG GTGGAGCTGGAGCAGTACGCGACGGGCCCTCACATCGCGTCGCGGATGCTCTACACG GCGGAGAATAGTTTTGATGACATAACTGGCAAAGTGGTGGCTGACTTTGGCTGCGGGTGTGGCACCCTGTCTGTGGCAAGCTCTCTGCTGGATGCTGA GCATGTTGTTGGTATTGATATTGACCCACAATCCCTTGAACTTGCTCAAGAAAATGCTGCCGATCTAGAG CTGGATATCGATTTAATTCAGTGTGATAtaaagaatttaaatttgagaG GCCTTCTTGTTGACTCTGTTGTCATGAATCCTCCCTTTGGGACAAGCAGAAAAGGAGCTGACATGGAATTCATTTCTATGGGCTTGAAG GTTGCCACTCGAGCTGTCTACTCTCTACACAAGACTTCTACCAGAGAA CACATCAAGAAGGTAGCTTTGCGCAACTGCAATGCCATCAGTGCTGAGGTTCTATGTGAG CTCCGCTACAACCTACCACGGACATACAAGTTTCACAAACAAAACGAGGTTGATATCGCCGTCGATTTTTGGCGGTTCGTGCCACGAGCCCGAGACGAAGGTAGCACCGCATCCTCTGTTACCAACCTTAAACAGAGAAGAATGCATAGATGA
- the LOC127775545 gene encoding jasmonate-induced oxygenase 4 gives METAAAPPPRVQALADAGVSLLPAQYVQPPELRPDPTTTHRRAPTAASLSVPVVDLSSSGAGDAVRRACAEWGAFHVVGHGVAPGLLDAMRGAGLAFFRSPMEEKLRFACDQARGAAAEGYGSRMLANDDSVLDWRDYFDHHTLPESRRDPTRWPDFVPGYRDTVVKYSDSMKDLAQKLLRIVSESLNLPPSYIEEAVGEVYQNITVSYYSPCPQPDLALGLQSHSDMGAITLLIQDDVGGLEVLKDGLWIPVPSLPDGILVILADQTEIITNGRYKSAVHRAIVNADRARLSVATFYDPSKSRKICTAPQLVCKEHPQKYRDVIYGDYVSSWYSKGPEGKRNIDALLIEQ, from the exons atggaaaccgccgcggcgccgccgccgcgcgtgcaGGCCCTAGCCGACGCCGGCGTCTCCCTCCTCCCGGCGCAGTACGTCCAGCCGCCGGAACTCCGCCCGgaccccaccaccacccaccgccgcgccccgaccgccgcctccctctccgtcCCGGTCGTCGACCTCTCGTCCTCCGGTGCGGGcgacgccgtccgccgcgcGTGCGCCGAGTGGGGCGCCTTCCACGTGGTCGGCCACGGCGTCGCGCCGGGGCTGCTCGACGCGATGCGTGGGGCGGGGCTCGCCTTCTTCCGCTCCCCCATGGAGGAGAAGCTCCGGTTCGCCTGCGACCAGGccaggggcgccgccgccgaggggtACGGCAGCCGGATGCTCGCCAACGACGACTCCGTGCTCGACTGGCGCGACTACTTCGACCACCACACCCTCCCGGAGTCCCGCCGCGATCCCACCCGGTGGCCCGATTTCGTCCCCGGCTACAG GGATACTGTTGTGAAATACAGTGACAGCATGAAAGATCTCGCTCAAAAATTGCTGCGCATTgtctctgaaagtctgaaccTGCCACCTTCGTATATAGAAGAAGCAGTGGGGGAAGTTTATCAGAATATTACTGTTAGCTACTATTCTCCTTGCCCACAACCTGATCTTGCTCTTGGATTGCAATCTCATTCTGATATGGGTGCAATAACACTTCTAATACAAGATGATGTGGGTGGGCTTGAAGTACTGAAGGACGGGTTGTGGATACCTGTTCCTTCTTTGCCTGATGGAATCCTTGTAATTTTGGCTGACCAGACAGAG ATCATAACCAATGGAAGATACAAGAGTGCTGTGCATCGAGCTATTGTCAATGCTGATCGTGCCCGCTTGTCAGTAGCAACATTCTACGATCCATCCAAATCTCGAAAAATTTGTACTGCTCCACAGCTCGTTTGCAAGGAGCATCCACAGAAGTACCGGGATGTGATATATGGTGACTATGTCTCATCTTGGTATAGCAAAGGCCCAGAGGGCAAGCGCAACATTGATGCCCTCCTGATCGAGCAATAG
- the LOC127777144 gene encoding U-box domain-containing protein 70: MEAEDDEREAEARREKEAGNAAYRKLYLETAVRHYTRGALLDPRDISFLTNRAAAYLLMSKYKECVRDCDEAVEKGRELRADNKLVARALARKASALLKLAACAADYDPAIRALQQSLAEHYSEETLAKLGEAEEARKEIEERERLDQEAADHHRDRGNDFFEQKRYQEAAMHYTEAMKKNPKDPRVFSNRAQCHIYLGALSEGLEDADKCIELDPTFLKGYLRKAKVQLLMGNYEIALATYVEGLKCDPNNLEVLDGLRRCAACIKRANGGDARAEDFREILGDLHLNDDLCNKLQKSMDEAAVLKKEASDERLKRIESERLARTLEDLYLSQVQQRKETEESLSRVQQEFEQLKIQQDVVTVELQKVNEQNENLLGQLSDSREHFEWLLSEHDQLLRERDNAVREVEELRQKRGQMLSVLVTAMHCEFSSSEVESATENFSNSLKIGEGGFGCVYKGILRNMTVAIKVLRPDSLQGQSQFEQEVSILSRVRHPHLVTLLGACSESSTLVYEFLPNGSLEDFLMCSDKRQTLTWQARIRIIAEICSALIFLHKNKPHPVVHGDLKPANILLGVNLVSKLSDFGISRLLIQSSTNNTTLYRTMHPVGTPLYMDPEFLSTGELTPQSDVYSFGIVVLRLLTGKPPVGIKKIMEDAMEKGDLNSVIDTSVGEWPHLLIEQLAYLALRCTELSRRCRPDLSGEVWAIVEAIRDAALSSPSSSRSAQDQNSPPSYFICPISQDIMDDPHIAADGFTYEAEAIRSWLCNGHDTSPMTNLRLEHEELVPNRALRSAIQEWLQQHSMSL, translated from the exons AtggaggcggaggacgacgagcgggaggcggaggcgcggcgggaGAAGGAGGCCGGCAACGCCGCCTACCGCAAGCTCTACCTCGAGACGGCCGTGCGCCACTACACCCGCGGCGCCCTCCTCGACCCCCGCGACATCTCCTTCCTCAccaaccgcgccgccgcctacctcCTCATGTCCAAG TACAAGGAGTGCGTGAGGGATTGCGACGAGGCGGTGGAGAAGGGGCGGGAGCTCCGCGCCGACAACAAGCTGGTCGCGCGGGCGCTGGCGAGGAAGGCGTCGGCTCTGCTCAAgctcgccgcctgcgccgcggaCTACGACCCGGCGATCAGGGCGCTGCAGCAGTCGCTGGCCGAGCACTACAGCGAGGAGACGCTCGCCAAGCTGGGCGAGGCGGAGGAAGCTAGGAAGGAGATTGAGGAGCGGGAGCGGCTTGATCAGGAAGCTGCCGATCACCACCGAGACAGAG GCAACGATTTTTTCGAGCAGAAAAGGTACCAGGAAGCAGCAATGCACTATACTGAAGCCATGAAAAAGAACCCAAAAGATCCCAGG GTTTTTAGCAACAGAGCCCAATGCCACATCTACCTAGGAGCATTGTCTGAAGGTCTTGAAGATGCAGATAAATGCATAGAGTTGGATCCTACTTTTCTGAAAGGCTATCTGCGTAAAGCTAAAGTTCAGTTACTGATGGGCAATTATGAAATTGCTCTGGCAACTTACGTAGAGGGTTTGAAGTGTGACCCAAACAACCTCGAAGTTCTTGATGGCTTAAGGAG ATGTGCAGCATGCATTAAAAGAGCTAATGGCGGTGATGCCAGAGCAGAGGACTTCAGAGAGATACTG GGAGATTTGCATCTGAATGATGATCTGTGTAATAAACTGCAAAAAAGCATGGACGAAGCTGCGGTGTTGAAGAAGGAAGCATCCGACGAGCGCTTAAAGCGGATTGAATCTGAACGATTG GCCAGGACATTGGAAGACTTGTATTTAAGCCAGGTTCAACAAAGGAAAGAAACAGAGGAATCTCTTTCAAGGGTACAACAAGAGTTTGAACAACTTAAAATACAGCAAGATGTGGTCACCGTGGAACTTCAGAAAGTCAATGAGCAGAATGAGAATCTACTAGGTCAACTCTCAGACTCCAGGGAGCATTTTGAATGGCTTCTATCTGAGCATGACCAATTGCTACGTGAACGAGATAATGCAGTTCGAGAGGTTGAAGAACTACGTCAGAAAAGAGGACAGATGCTTTCAGTTTTGGTTACAGCGATGCACTGTGAATTTTCATCATCTGAAGTGGAATCTGCAAcagaaaattttagtaattCATTGAAGATTGGAGAAGGTGGGTTTGGCTGCGTATACAAAGGTATCCTCCGGAACATGACAGTTGCAATAAAGGTGCTGAGACCTGATAGTTTACAGGGACAATCACAGTTCGAACAAGAG GTTTCTATCCTCAGTAGAGTGAGACACCCTCACCTTGTGACTCTCTTAGGAGCTTGCTCAGAGTCTTCAACACTCGTATACGAGTTCCTGCCAAATGGAAGCCTAGAAGATTTTCTTATGTGTTCAGATAAGAGGCAAACTCTGACGTGGCAGGCTCGGATTCGAATTATTGCTGAGATATGTTCAGCGCTAATCTTTCTGCATAAGAATAAACCTCACCCAGTTGTTCATGGAGATCTCAAGCCTGCTAACATTCTCCTTGGTGTTAACTTAGTCAGTAAGCTTAGTGACTTCGGTATTTCTCGCCTCCTAATCCAGTCCAGCACCAATAACACCACCCTGTACCGCACCATGCATCCTGTGGGCACCCCTCTGTACATGGACCCAGAATTTCTTTCCACCGGAGAGTTGACACCTCAGTCCGATGTTTATTCATTTGGTATTGTAGTCTTGCGTCTTTTAACAGGAAAGCCTCCTGTTGGTATAAAGAAGATCATGGAGGATGCAATGGAGAAAGGTGACTTGAACTCAGTAATTGATACCTCAGTGGGAGAGTGGCCTCATCTGCTCATCGAGCAGCTGGCATACCTTGCTCTCAGATGCACTGAGTTAAGCAGGAGGTGCCGCCCCGATCTTTCAGGCGAGGTGTGGGCAATAGTTGAGGCTATAAGGGATGCTGCATTATCTTCACCTTCATCCTCTAGATCAGCACAGGATCAAAACAGTCCACCGTCATATTTCATCTGTCCTATATCTCAG GATATCATGGATGATCCTCACATTGCAGCAGATGGATTCACCTATGAAGCTGAGGCAATCAGGAGTTGGCTCTGCAATGGCCATGACACGTCTCCAATGACCAACTTGCGACTTGAACATGAGGAGCTCGTTCCGAATCGCGCACTGCGTTCTGCTATTCAGGAGTGGCTCCAGCAGCACAGCATGTCGCTGTAG
- the LOC127776253 gene encoding transcription factor MYB119-like → MDFSCFQPHSGGCDVMPFDSYVQHNGHQEIHLVDHPFNNVTDGHEYYSPSAGGSFLPFATYYDLGHEYYHQGGEKDAVVVDRASPTIRKASPHLPLFTPKSEVSHLIGGGVVGSYKAFEMNSRLIRRKRASGKSLKKANVVKGQWTLEEDRKLVKLVEQFGLRKWSHIAQILPGRVGKQCRERWHNHLRPNIKKDTWSEEEDIVLIQTHKEVGNKWAEIAKHLPGRTENSIKNHWNATKRRQFARRRSRASSKNPKSGTLLQNYIKSLGIGPIKSSVRQAPSESTVVSSSSPASTQKLSEVNGKIWPDSNPSNQMDTQGILTMDENTYIQTNSCEELLVSIYDDLCLDMCDHLFETKDEAPYQVYNIDDDVDMNYIFNHIEYANKIGNEIDMEMAWDDDVLQDDESAGSSPLETPAGLAQINTVHVKEEMDLIEMVTRTQSCG, encoded by the exons ATGGATTTCAGTTGCTTCCAGCCACATTCAGGAGGCTGTGATGTCATGCCATTTGATTCCTATGTGCAGCACAATGGCCATCAGGAGATCCATCTTGTTGATCATCCATTCAACAATGTCACTGACGGCCATGAATACTATTCTCCATCTGCTGGTGGATCCTTTCTTCCCTTTGCAACCTACTATGATCTTGGCCATGAGTACTACCATCAAGGAGGAGAAAAGGATGCTGTCGTCGTCGATCGGGCTTCGCCGACTATTCGTAAAGCTTCGCCTCACCTGCCTCTCTTCACACCTAAATCTGAGGTTTCTCACCTCATAGGAGGTGGTGTCGTTGGGTCATACAAGGCATTTGAGATGAATTCTAGGCTTATCCGGCGCAAAAGGGCTTCGGGTAAGTCTCTGAAGAAGGCTAATGTTGTCAAAGGCCAGTGGACATTGGAAGAAGACAG GAAGCTTGTGAAATTAGTCGAACAGTTTGGACTAAGGAAGTGGTCTCACATTGCTCAAATTCTTCCTGGAAGAGTTGGCAAACAGTGCAGAGAAAGATGGCACAACCATTTGAGGCCTAACATCAAG aaagATACATGGAGTGAAGAGGAAGACATAGTTCTAATCCAAACACACAAAGAAGTGGGTAACAAATGGGCAGAGATAGCTAAACACCTGCCTGGTAGAACAGAAAACTCCATCAAGAATCACTGGAATGCAACAAAGAGAAGGCAATTCGCACGGAGGAGGAGCCGCGCTAGCTCCAAGAACCCCAAATCTGGAACCCTTCTGCAAAACTACATCAAAAGCCTTGGAATTGGTCCAATCAAGTCAAGTGTTCGTCAAGCTCCATCAGAATCTACTGTAGTGTCATCTTCCTCACCGGCATCCACACAAAAATTATCAGAGGTGAATGGTAAGATCTGGCCAGATTCCAACCCATCCAACCAAATGGACACCCAGGGAATACTCACCATGGATGAGAACACCTACATCCAGACTAACTCTTGTGAAGAACTCCTGGTCTCTATCTATGATGATTTATGCCTTGATATGTGTGATCATTTGTTCGAAACAAAGGACGAGGCGCCGTACCAGGTTTACAACATAGATGATGATGTTGACATGAACTACATCTTCAACCATATTGAATATGCTAACAAGATTGGCAATGAGATAGATATGGAAATGGCATGGGACGATGATGTCCTCCAAGACGATGAATCAGCCGGCTCATCACCATTGGAGACACCGGCAGGTCTAGCACAAATCAATACCGTGCATGTGAAGGAGGAGATGGATCTAATTGAGATGGTCACACGCACACAATCTTGTGGCTAG
- the LOC127778080 gene encoding uncharacterized protein LOC127778080, with protein MEQFHDGHHVWLRSRANGLYLCADDDRSGVSLQQDRASAHAAWAVHILHFNGGDVLMLHSAANGRYLAAYRAEGSWNVERRDLNRLPSLTFSWYALGSRYGDDVLLRHFKSMFFLRALFRRDRISNSGGVGLCAMDRGTTTMQWVVEAIPPRESVPTLPDPLSPSSLSGVYRVWYVRANPDGIICPNNWRLFLFYGRSVRNLSALLAIELGIRRPSDAILCVRAGFFGRLTPLVTNLPHNNMLLNLDIVVITAGTSAADRLRYPNVDAA; from the exons ATGGAGCAGTTCCACGACGGGCACCACGTGTGGCTGCGGAGCCGCGCCAACGGCCTGTACCTctgcgccgacgacgacagGAGCGGCGTCTCCCTGCAGCAGGACCGCGCGTCCGCGCACGCGGCGTGGGCGGTGCACATACTCCACTtcaacggcggcgacgtcctCATGCTCCACAGCGCCGCGAACGGGCGGTACCTCGCGGCCTACAGGGCCGAGGGATCGTGGAACGTCGAGCGGCGCGACCTCAACCGGCTGCCGTCGCTCACCTTCAGCTGGTACGCTCTGGGGTCGAGATACGGGGACGACGTCCTGCTGCGTCACTTCAAGAGCATGTTCTTCCTCCGAGCTCTTTTCAGGAGGGATCGTATCAGCAatagcggcggcgtcggccttTGCGCGATGGACCGGGGCACCACGACCATGCAGTGGGTGGTGGAGGCCATACCCCCAAGAGAGTCCGTACCTACCCTTCCAGATCCTTTG TCGCCCAGTTCTTTATCCGGTGTGTACCGTGTCTGGTACGTGCGAGCAAATCCTGATGGGATTATCTGCCCAAACAACTGGAGGCTGTTCTTATTCTACGGGAGGTCAGTGCGCAATCTAAGTGCATTGCTGGCGATTGAGTTGGGCATCAGAAGGCCCTCCGACGCCATTTTGTGTGTTCGAGCGGGCTTCTTTGGACGGCTGACTCCTCTGGTTACTAATCTGCCTCACAACAATATGTTGTTGAACTTGGACATTGTCGTTATCACCGCCGGGACGAGTG CTGCTGATCGGTTGAGATACCCCAATGTTGATGCTGCCTAG
- the LOC127776255 gene encoding MADS-box transcription factor 5 gives MGRGKVELKRIENKISRQVTFAKRRNGLLKKAYELSVLCDAEVALIIFSTRGRLFEFSTSSCMYKTLERYRSCNYNLNSCEASAALETELSNYQEYLKLKTRVEFLQTTQRNLLGEDLVPLSLKELEQLENQIERSLMNIRSSKNQQLLDQVFELKRKEQQLQDANKDLKRKIQETSGENMLHISCQDVGPSGHASEDNQEFLHRAICDPSLHIGYQAYMDHLNQ, from the exons ATGGGGCGAGGGAAGGTAGAGCTGAAGCGGATCGAGAACAAGATAAGCCGGCAGGTGACGTTCGCGAAGAGGAGGAACGGGCTGCTGAAGAAGGCGTACGAGCTGTCCGTGCTCTGCGACGCCGAGGTCGCCCTCATCATCTTCTCCACCCGCGGCCGCCTCTTCGagttctccacctcctcctg TATGTACAAGACACTGGAGCGATACCGCAGTTGCAACTACAACCTTAACTCATGTGAAGCATCTGCTGCACTGGAAACTGAACTA AGCAATTACCAAGAGTACTTAAAGTTAAAGACAAGAGTTGAGTTCCTACAAACAACTCAGAG AAATCTTCTTGGAGAGGACTTGGTTCCACTTAGCTTGAAGGAGCTCGAGCAACTTGAGAACCAGATCGAGAGATCCCTCATGAATATCAGGTCATCAAAG aATCAACAGTTGCTTGATCAAGTATTTGAGCTCAAACGTAAG GAACAACAACTTCAAGATGCTAATAAAGACTTAAAAAGGAAG ATACAAGAAACTAGTGGAGAAAATATGCTTCATATATCTTGCCAAGATGTAGGGCCCAGTGGCCATGCTAGTGAAGATAACCAAGAGTTTCTCCATCGTGCAATTTGTGACCCTTCCCTGCATATAGG GTATCAAGCTTACATGGATCACCTCAACCAATGA
- the LOC127775544 gene encoding carotenoid 9,10(9',10')-cleavage dioxygenase 1-like, with product MFRAGGCSSQVTRCIHLGKRPTDQASSLSPPNAVKVQSSVTGWNKQPLMQELTKALKSVSSDLLDRFIDSVYKFSEQPYLNEGNFGPVNEIGDEVFIDNLNGEVPKDFPEGVYIRNGPNPLNASQTAAESIFGPTSYMYYEGHGMLHAIYFSKSNLGEWRISYKNKYVDTDTFELERKKNKIAFLPSAEGEPYATLVAFLLNTVRFGKPVKDSANTSIFEHAGRAFAATENHLPYEIDINNLRTLGPYNINGAWDQPFTSHPKKICGSGELVTMGTNIEKPHYVLGVISSDGERLLHKVDLKFEEGKLIHDIGVTAQYNIIMDYPLHFGLIRTILRKPFIQNDMGGISRIGVMPRFGDADSIIWFDVENHCSYHLFNCFEDGNEVVIRGCRTLDSVLSSASHDDDKSKCSGRAFLQPDKNSEGFDPSVDGTLFSRPYEWRLNLKSGTTKEGYLTDEKVAMDFPVINEDFVGVKNNYGYAQVVDSVATSEIGLFKYNRIAKVHFDRQDKENKQLKSVEYHVLKEKTFCSGVQFVAKENGIDEDDGWIITYVHDELTNVSQVYIIDAKRFAEEPVLKITLPQRVPYGFHGNFFYK from the exons ATGTTCAGAGCTGGAGGATGCAGCTCTCAGGTCACTAGATGCATTCATCTAGGGAAGAGGCCAACTGATCAAGCTTCCTCATTGTCTCCACCTAATGCCGTCAAG GTGCAATCTTCAGTTACTGGGTGGAATAAGCAGCCACTGATGCAGGAATTGACAAAAGCTCTGAAATCAGTCTCTTCAGATCTGCTGGACCGATTCATCGACTCCGTGTACAAGTTTTCTGAGCAGCCTTATCTGAATGAG GGGAATTTTGGACCTGTAAACGAAATTGGTGATGAGGTTTTTATTGACAATCTCAATGGAGAGGTTCCAAAAGATTTTCCTGAGGGTGTCTATATAAGAAATG GTCCAAACCCTCTTAATGCATCACAGACAGCTGCAGAGTCCATCTTTGGCCCAACATCATACATGTATTATGAAGGACATGGAATGTTGCATGCTATCTACTTTAGCAAGAGCAATTTAGGAGAATGGAGGATTTCGTACAAGAACAAATATGTGGACACAGACACTTTTGAATtagagagaaagaagaacaaaataGCTTTCCTTCCATCTGCTGAAGGCGAGCCATATGCAACACTGGTTGCTTTTCTTCTTAATACC GTGAGATTTGGAAAGCCTGTGAAGGACAGTGCAAATACTTCCATATTTGAGCATGCTGGACGAGCTTTTGCTGCCACAGAAAATCATCTACCTTACGAAATTGATATCAATAATCTCCGCACCCTAGGACCTTACAACATTAATGGAGCTTGGGACCAACCTTTCACTAGCCACCCAAAG AAGATTTGTGGAAGTGGAGAACTCGTGACGATGGGAACTAATATTGAAAAACCCCACTATGTGCTTGGAGTAATTTCCT CTGATGGTGAGAGGCTTCTTCACAAGGTCGATCTCAAATTCGAGGAAGGAAAACTCATTCATGACATCGGAGTAACTGCACA GTACAATATTATAATGGACTATCCTCTCCACTTCGGCTTAATAAGGACAATTTTACGCAAACC ATTCATCCAAAATGATATGGGCGGGATATCGCGTATTGGAGTGATGCCTAGGTTTGGTGATGCTGATTCCATCATCTGGTTTGATGTGGAGAATCATTGCAGTTACCATTTATTTAATTGCTTTGAGGATGGAAATGAG GTTGTTATCAGAGGTTGTCGAACACTTGATTCGGTACTGTCTAGTGCAAGTCATGATGACGACAAATCAAAATGTTCTGGAAGAGCATTTCTCCAACCAGATAAGAATTCAGAAGGTTTTGATCCATCAGTAGATGGCACTCTCTTTTCTCGTCCATATGAATGGAGGCTAAACTTGAAAAGCGGGACTACAAAAGAAGGTTATCTTACAGATGAGAAAGTTGCAATGGATTTTCCTGTTATCAATGAAGACTTTGTTGGGGTCAAAAACAACTACGGATATGCACAGGTTGTTGACTCAGTAGCAACCAGTGAAATAG GTTTATTTAAGTATAATAGGATAGCAAAGGTACACTTCGACAGGCAAGATAAG GAGAACAAGCAACTGAAATCAGTGGAGTACCACGTTTTAAAAGAGAAAACCTTCTGCTCTGGAGTTCAGTTTGTTGCAAAGGAAAATGGAATAGATGAAGATGATGGATGGATAATAACATATGTCCATGATGAATTAACTAATGTGTCTCAG GTTTACATTATTGATGCAAAGAGATTTGCAGAAGAACCGGTATTGAAAATCACTTTACCTCAAAGAGTTCCATATGGGTTCCATGGAAATTTTTTCTACAAGTGA